Within the Salvia hispanica cultivar TCC Black 2014 chromosome 4, UniMelb_Shisp_WGS_1.0, whole genome shotgun sequence genome, the region caactaaatGACGCCATGAATAAATGACATCGGTCAACACGCTAGTGGTGCGTCTATGCATGATTTCTCGCTTGCCATATCAGATACAAtttcagaagaaaaaaaaatctccttTGAATAATTGCAGACAAATCAATATTTCATTGTCTTATCGACTAATATTTGATGTTACGGGACCAACTAGATATTGACcaaatttcatgaatttttgGCTATTTACTctgtactagtagtatttcattttcaaacttGAATTTTGCCGAATATCGTaatttaaatgactattatcctttataaaatgaaactaaCCTGGATTGTCCGCTCTAAACCGGATGGCCACCCACCCGTTATTCGGTATCCCGACCGTCGTCACCTGTGGAGGATCAACGAGATTGTACCCCAACGGCCCGTCTCGTGAATCGAAGTTCCCGAACCCCCACCCGACCACGTAGAATCCATAGCCATGGAGATGCATCGGATGATTGTCGCTCGCCAGCACATTCGTCCCCTGAAAAACCATCTCCACGCCAGCATTGTACTCCAACACCACCGCCCTCGTCCCGAACTCCGGCACCAGAAGCTCCCCGGGCAGATCCCTCCCCGTGTAGTCGAACCCCTTCGGCGGCTCCCTCGGGAAATCCGCCGTGTAAACGCCCTTAATCCCCTTGTAATACGCTTGCAGAATGTCGACCGAAGCTGGAGGGACGAAGCTCACGTTGTTCAGGCTCGCGGCGAATCTCCGGCCGAAGGGGCCGGCGCCGCTGCTGTTGAGGAGGTTGACGGAGGCGGCGACGACGAGGTGCGTGTCGATTTGGGTGGGGACGTTTTGGGGGGAGGGGCTTCTTAGTCTTCTTGTGAAttgggtggcggcggcggtggcgttGGGGGGAGGGAGGGGTGGGGGGCCTTGTGGTATTCTCCGATGTGGGATGAGtttgtaattattatttttattttggtagtGGAGGAtagcggtggtggtggtgttgTCGAAGCCGGCGCCGAAGGCGCTGGAGtaggcggcggcggagaggtAGTAGGAGGAGGAGGGGGGTTGGTCCGCGGTTAGCAAGAGGTCCATCGATTGGCCCGGGGAGATCATGATGTGGTTGGTTTCGAACGGTTTCGTGTAGAAACCGTCGGTTCCGACCACGGTGAGTTTGTGGTGGGATATGGAGAAAAAGAGGCTTTCGTCCATTACGGCGTTTACGAGGCGGACGAGGTATGTTTTCCCGTGTTTCACTTCTATGTTGAATGTTTCTgtaaaaaaggaatatgataAGTTAAAATTACTGAATCCGTTGTTTGACTGAACTGTGATAAAGCTATACATTTTACGTTGAGAGACAGGACGGACAtgtaaaatcaatattcataTCAAATTCAACTTGCAAAagtttaataaatatgaaaaagaaaatgttaaaCATTCTCCATATTAATCCTAGAGCATataaaaacaaagagaaagaatgaaaaaacaaattagccatacaaatttcaatttgtcaaatttaggtttgaatcataaatttttaaaaatataattaaatatgaaaatactaaatactcctacaaaaattttaattttgttgaggCTATGGGACCCACACCTTAACGAAAAGGAACATAATTGTGAAGTTAGGAAAAAGTTAGCATCATGAAGTCAAAtcgaaataaataaaagaaatatatacCATCATCAGCGCTTGATTGTTCTTTGATTGTTCAAGATTAACTTGTTCTCGGATTGTCTAAGATTTAATTGGACGATATTAATTTTGTCACACAGGCTCACAACCAAGGCCAACTTTACTAATGAGACTATAAATCGGACACTGATTGAACAATCATAAAACTTAATCTTATCTAATCCAttaaaccgaacaccacctaaGATTACCTTGTCGTGAGCAAGGGTAGAAATCACCCGGTTGGCCATTGATAGTATAAGCATCAGATAGCATTGGTTCCCCTCCCGTCTTGATTGCATTTCCTTCTATATCCATCACGTTCGTTTTCCACCATTCGCCTATCCTTTCAAAcaagttttttaattaactagCAGAAATTACACTATAGtgcacaaaatatataaatatatgctaCAATAAACAAATCCAACCACACAAATGAGACTTCTTTCTATAATACCACATCACCACATCCTGCTTTTGATACCATGTTGAATTACGATAACATACCTAGAACGAGCGGAACCTCGGCATAAGGCTTAGGAAAAGGATAGCCAACCCCTTGCTTGGGATAAACAATGATGATCCCATGTAATGTAGCCCTTGCCCACCCACTATGTGCATGCCACCATATGGTGCCTTCTTCACTTGTCAATTGGATATTGTAAGTGAAGCTCTTCCCCGGCCTAATCGGGCACTGGTTCACGTACTCGGCCCCGTCAGACCACGGGTTCCTCGGCTGCCTCACTCCGTGCCTGCCCCAATTATCcaacttaaaaaattatataaatcaataaattaacaaaCCTTATGGTAAAAGATTGCATACCAGTGAAGGGTTAAGTTATATTCCACTTGGTTGTGAAATTGGACAATTAATTTGTCGCCTCGGTTCGCTCTAAGAGTTGGCCCCGGGAACTTTCCGTTCACCGTCAGAATTTGCTTTGTGCTGCAAAGTCTAGTGTATGAAGTTGACTTTACCTACATTGTAAAATTATCGAATTATTCAGTGATATATGTAGAGGGGCGGACGTAGAAATAAAtacgaagaaaaaaaaggtgtACCACAAAAGTGTGGTGATGAGTTTTGCCACAACTCAGTGGAACAAGTATTGCTAGAGAAATTATGGCAGCCAACATGTCTGAAAATCTTGTACAATTTGTGAATCCCATGTTTTGAACTGAATGTGGaaagaaataatttcattGTTTAAATAATAGAGTATGTGAGTGAGTTGAGTTGGTCATTAATTATTTGCCACCGATATATTGATTCATGCTGTCCTGTTGTGAAATTTGTATTTGGTGATAATTGGAAGGTGATTTAATGTAGTTATATTCCTtctttttatgaatattaatgatgattacatatttacatatgacaaaagaaaatacGTCCAAACTCCAAAGCTAGTGTATTGAAGTATGATAatcctaaaataaatttgtgtgTATCTTTTTATATCTTGAGGAATACATTTCATTTCAAGACCGTAGTatctttttatcaatttgatttagatATTGTAAAATTTCTATTTGGAGGAGATTGTTTAGCTTTTAGAatcattgagaaataaattaacgtttttgttattttggtgaaataaatagtatagcttgtaccataatttttttctgcATTCACCCATAGTATCTATGGACTAACCAAAATGTAATGATAGAATTGGTTATATATTGCATAGcaattggaaataaaaatattttaatccgtgcaacataaaatttaatggcGAATTCAGGTAGGATTGGAAGATAGCTGACCTTTCGCGGGCACGAGAGTCAAAAAGCTTCATTAGATTTGGCTTTTAGAAGCTGTCGCTAAGCCCACAATGCGACAACTCCATCCCAACCCTTCGAGATTTGGTTCACCTCCGTTTTTTTGTCTACGCATCTCCCAACCTTCCAACGTCGGTGAAGACCTTTTGCATTGTATATATTCCCATGATTTGCAATCAAcctattttctcattttctgctaatattgttttatttttttcactaaacTTATTATTGTAGATATTTTGACGACTAATAAATGggcttttatttttactataaaaagaaaattagctcccaaaattgaaacaaacaCTACTTTGCATAACTGATTTTAACAGCCAATGGAAATTCACAGTAATCGAAATGCTTCTTCGATCTCAAATGCCATTAGATCTCTCGAAGATTCATTGCGATTACGGTAGCTCCTTCGATTCTCCATTTCCCAGTGTGTAATTGTATAAGTTATTCATTTATTGAGTTTGGGGAATGAAAGAGCATTTAATTCAACCTGATTTTGCTGATTTAGATCTGTTTATGATTTATCTAATTTCCTCAATCGATGCGATGCTTTGTTGAAGTTTAAACCGTCAGTATTTGGATCCTTTGTGAGATGATTTGATTTGTAAAATGCATAAATCGATTTTCAGTTGGTAGATATTCGACAGTGGTTGTAGCCTTGTAGAAGTGGACTTTTGATGTTAATATAAGGTTAAATTGGGAGGTGATGGTGTCGATTTTACGAGTAATTTGAACTGATAATTGTGTTGTTAAGAAGTTTGAAATGATTATGCATATGCTCTAGCACAGCCCAATGATTTTGATAGTATCTTTGAGCTGATGTTGAGTGTTGCTTATGGAAAGTGGTTCACTATTTGAACCTATGATCTAGTGGATGTTTGTATTTGGATAATATTTTCGTTTTACAGCTGATGGTACTAAGTAAGTTGCTGCGTAATAGGACTTTATCTCTTTTGGAGTTTCGAGGTATAAATGTATATACGACTATTCTCGCTTTTGTGCAAGTAATTCAGTGTCTTCTATGAAACTTCTGCATACATCATTGATTTTCCTTAGGAGATGCACCGCTAAAGATCTTGATGGGCGATTAGAGTTTTTGTCGTTTCCACTGGCTGTTATGATGAAGTTGCAAAACTGTGTTCTATTTAGACAAGAATGAGACTTATAGATAGACATTCTTCATTAGGATATGTGGAGCAAACATGATTTATCTGCATAAGAAATTAGTGATATGCATGCATAGCTGAACTACGCCAAAGGATCATGTTAATGAAAGACTTTCAGCGAAGCAAGGAAATTCTCTTCgtttcaaattaattgaacTAAAGTTAAAACAATGGAAATTTCAATGACTAGAAAATTGCTAAAGGTCTTTAACAAAATGACTAAAGGAACTCATATAAACATAACTAATGAAACATCATTGGTGTGATTTTCAGCTATAGAGAGCTCAAGTAAGGTTTCTCAGGAACTGGCATCCTTCTCAATAGCCAACCCACCAGCCAAGATATCATGGCAATTCCGATGCATGCACGCCATTGCTTCCAGTTGAGCCTTTCTGTGTCTGCAAACTTTTTCAAAAACTCCACCATAATAACCTGCAGAATAACTATCATGCTTAGTAACATCCAGAACAGCCTTTTCTTCTTCAGTCTCTCAAAGATGTCCGTCCCCTTCACCGTGTTGAATATGGCAAAGATTTGGCAAAGGACAAAGATGTTGAAAATCAAAGTATCCTTTTCTCCACCACTCAGTTTGAAAGTTGCTTCTCCCTCAAACTGTATGATAAGTAAGATAATGATTTGGCATACAGCTTGTCCTATGATGTCCCTCCACATTATGTTGGTTATAAATGGTTCCCTTTTTTCCACAGGCATCTTTTGCATAAGGCTTTCAGCAGGATCATCAACTGAAAGAACTAGAACAACTAACGTGCCTACTACCAACTTCACCCAAAGTAGTTGGAGAGCTGCATATGGAATCTTACCAGATGAAATGGATGTAACGATGTTGATTTCTGGGGGTTCTCCTGAGAAAATTGTAGTAATAGAGTCTGTTACCAGAGAGGCCATTGTAGCTGTGAGCTGGAATTGTGCATATATCTGGATGTTGTTGTAGATGCCTCTTCCCCACTTCATAGCTTTTGCTATGGGGTCAAAACTAGCACCCGCGATGATAATATCTGACTTTTCCTTCATGGAATGAGATTCTTGGATCTCGAGATAGAAACCCACATCAGCTTCTTCAAAAAGTTTTTCATCGCCTGGGCAGCCTCCAATAACTCCTACACGGCCAGAATCTTTTAGGCATTGTACCAGTAGAAGCTTGTCCGAAGTAGAGGCTCCAGCAATCACACTACACTTTTTTGCCTCGTCCGGTCTCTCTAGATCAGTAAAGCTTCTAAAATCTTTGGCTTCAATGATGCCATCTGTGACTGCTGTTTGATTAGAACTGAGTATGCCACATCTTATAGCGGATATCTGTGCCTTCTGGACATCTTCTGTTGTGATCATTTTGACATTTACTCTGGCTTCTTGGCATtctttcacaaaatttattatgtcATCCCGAGGCTGGTCCCATAGACCTAAAAACCCTATCAAAGTGAAACTTTCTTGGTTGAGCCCTTGAATGTCTCCTGAAACAGCGGCATGTGCATACGCTATGCAGTTGAGGTCATTTTTCTTCATCCCCTGTTCAATATTCTTGAATGTTTCCCTTGCAGCTTCACTGATATCTTTGATTACCCCGTTTTCATCATAATATTTAGTGCAAAGAGCCAGAACCTCATCCATTGATCCTTTCATGTGGATGTGTACCCTGTCATCATCGTTTCTTCTTCGTATCCAGATGCAGCCATCTTTCTTCTGTTGGTCGAGGTTTTCAATATCGAGCACGCTACAATTTTCCTTCAGTTGTTCCAGATTCATCCCCAGTTCTCGACTTGCCCAACTGCAAATTGCCTTTTGAGTTTGGAGCTCGCCAGCAAGAACAGACGAAGCTTCAGAGGTTGTATTTAGACCTATTCCCTCATGCATTAGTTCCAGAACTGCTCTCGGTGGGGGTTTCCGCTCAAACCTCACCTGGCCCAGCCAGAACTCTTTCACCAGGGGTGAATTGGACGAAATGGCAACGCTCCTGTCGATACAAATTACTTTAATTGAACCAATTGCCTCACAAGCTGCAAGGTTTCTGACCAGTGCCTTTTCAGCTGCCATTCTCTTGGTTGAATATGCAAGAGTTATTGTGGCCGCGAGTAGTAAACCTTCTGGAATGGCACTTGTTGCAATCACTATTGGCATGACTAGGATCCCAATGATGTCCTTGCAGACTTGATCGATGCTCTTGTCTGGACTATAATCAACTGCTCCACTGCTATTCTTCATGTTCCCTGTAAAGTATTTGATCAGCTGTATCATGAGGACAATTGACGCCACAGCTAATCCAATCATAGCTATATTATGGGTCAGCTCATGTAGCTTCACTTGTAAAGGTGTCTTATCTTCAGTAGGGCATATCGAGCTCATGATCTTAGCCCATTTTGTTTTCGTGCCTACTGCCGTAACAAGCATTCGAGCACTACCTTTTGTGACTTTGCTTCTAGCCAGCAAGAAGGGGTTATCATTGTTGGGTGAAATGTCCACATTGTCGATGGGCTCATTTACTTGAAATGATATCCCTCGTACGTACAACCCATCTGCTGGAACTCGATCTCCAATCTGCAAGTGAACAAGATCTCCTACCACAACTTCACTTGCTGGAATTTGTTGCTCCCTGCTGTCTCTTACGACACGAGTGGTTGTGTGGATGTTGGACTCAGAGAGCGCGTGGAATTGTCTTGTTGGCCAGATATTGCTGAAAGAAATGGCAGCCACTACAACAAGTATAGAGACATATATGGACAGCCCATCAGAGACTCCTTCGAACCCTTTTCTGATCCCAAAACCCAAGGAAAGCGAAGCAGCCAGGAACAGTACAACAAGGATTGGGTCTTTGAAGGTTTCCAGCACAATCCCTAACATCTTTGAAGATGGCAACTGAATTTTGTTCGGGCCAAAAATCCGCTGCCGGTTGGAAATGGCTTCAGTGCCAGCCTCAATCCCCTTACTGACATCAGTATTGAGTTTAGAGGCCAACCCTTGAACCCGTCCAAGCTCCTCCAGATGGTCAtggtttctctctctcacgaGCTTAGCGAGCCTCGATCCGTCGATCCCCCGGAAGTGTTCTGGTTCGACATCAATTGCCGTGTAAGAAGGAGTGCGGGAAAACGTTCCGAGTAATGCATCTTGGTCCTTGCTTGCTTGAGAGAAGGCCCAGCTGCTGCGTACAGCTATAGAAAGTTTTTGCCACTTCACGTGGCGTTTCCTCAGCATCGGCGTGAGCTCCACGCTGCTGCTGCTCTCTCCCAGCGCCGCGGGCGCTGCTTCTGGTGAGGAAACAGTTTGGTGCATGATGTGGTGATAGTTAAGGAATTTGCAAATGGGATCCTCAAGAAAGGTAAGTATCTTACCATGTGCTTATACAAAGTTTGCCTCATATCTGGTTACTATATTGCCATGTGTAAAGTGTGTGACATGGAAGCTTGAAGGAATGGTCCCATGTCTTTGATGATATTTAATTGGAAAGTGACATAAATACTTGTGTTCACATTGCTGATAACTTTTGGAGAGTCTTGGTTTGTTTGTTGCTCTATGATTAATTTGCTTTACTGGCTTCCACTGGttccaaaaattatgataGATGGTCATGGTGCACATATTCGGGTGGTGGAACCGGGCTTGGGTTGGGGTGAGCTTAAACTCGCATTTTTATCGATCCATCTTATCACTCAAAGTAAACGCCTCGTCggttttctatttattttgctttttctCACTTCTTTACTGTTGAATCAGTAATGTTATGGTAAATTTCATggaaatttcataatttctttAGAATGACAATAGTTATTGTTGTTTGAGTTGGGACCTTTTGGTGTCTAATGTCTCAGTCTTGGTCTCAAGTCAACCACAGGCCCACAGCTGCAAACGCGTAAATCAGAATTTACAATGAAATTGAAAGGAAAAGTTGCCTtcaattaatagtactactatacatcatccatctcttttgcatttAATGACTAGCATTTTTGGGTATATTTGAGTCTTATTATTAGCACATAAATTTCATTGTCGATCGACCAGTTTTCTTATCTTTACCTTTTCCATTGTCGTTGAATAGAAGTTATACCGGTTCGGTTCTTGTTGACAAAACTCATCCGAAAGACCGAAACTGGGTTTTTGGTTGCTGGTTCTGAACTGAAACAGTTAGGGAGGTTTATACCGTCCGTTTTGGTTAAGAAGTTTGAGAACCGGCGGTTCACGATTCCAAATTGTAGTACcattccaattttattttgttttattatttttgcttttctttGATTTCATTGGATGATTGGAGTGTACGGATTGAAAACCCCACGCCAAACCATCGAGATTGatgacaaaacaaaaaaagaccAATCAACACACACCAACGGACGCACAACCAAGAATAAAACTTTACTTTAGCATTGTGTTCGCTTAGTGGTTGAGTGGTCAACACTAGAGCTAAAAGTTTTAGGTTCGAGTCTATCGTGACACTAAACCCTATTTATttacccaaaaaaaagaaggaaactCCAATAGCCAACACTTAGTCACACGGAGAGCGCAAGGAAAATTAGAATGTGGCTCATCAGGAAACCAAAGACTGTAAAGGTCACCTTATCATTGACCGTCGATTGAAGCATTTGGCTCTTCGATTATTTCCGACCATCTTCTAACTTTGAGCAAATCTTCATACACTTGTCGgggtgaaaaagaaaaatatgggCACCgagtaagttttttttttttagacaTTCTAGTTTAGTTCCATCTCCATTTTTTGGAAAGGTAACTTTACTTGTGATCCAAAATGGTTTGGTAAACGGCACTAAAATGACCATAACTCTTTTCCATactgaatattttttaaaattggaattttctaaaaataaactagacATATGTAGCTTTCTATTTTCTAATGCTACAGAAAATGTTTTGTGAATGTTTTGGTTAAATGAATGAGTGAAATTTGTGAGCCTTGGGTTTGGTTTCTTGGTAAATACTTTGGATATGCTTTCATTTATTTACAGCATCCTCATGGTGTGTGCGGGTCAAATTCGACCTGACTTCACTTCAGGGGTGGTGTGAACGGGGAGGAGGCCGCGacgaaaaatagtcttgtttttttctatttttgacggtctataaaaaattagtttctACCTAagttatactttaattatttttttctttatatctctcttttacttttaagaatgttatattaaaacttgtatcaTCTACTAccaagactattttttgtggatggaggtagtactccctccgtccaagaTTTAAAGAAtccttttgccattttggtttGTCCACGATTTATAGaaccatttactttattcaattttaagtATGCGGacctcacatcccaccaactttttagACTCACaatccaatataaaattaatactcttaatggtctcacattccactcactttctccttctacttttttttataaagttaaacaatttgTTAAAATTGGTGACGAGTCGaaataattctttaaataatggacggaaggagtaatatttttgtacttTCAACGATGAAAATTAGAGACAAAATAGGTTGGACTGCATCTTAATCATTAAGACAACATAAAtgcattataaaatattttcacttattt harbors:
- the LOC125185359 gene encoding laccase-14 — encoded protein: MLAAIISLAILVPLSCGKTHHHTFVVKSTSYTRLCSTKQILTVNGKFPGPTLRANRGDKLIVQFHNQVEYNLTLHWHGVRQPRNPWSDGAEYVNQCPIRPGKSFTYNIQLTSEEGTIWWHAHSGWARATLHGIIIVYPKQGVGYPFPKPYAEVPLVLGEWWKTNVMDIEGNAIKTGGEPMLSDAYTINGQPGDFYPCSRQETFNIEVKHGKTYLVRLVNAVMDESLFFSISHHKLTVVGTDGFYTKPFETNHIMISPGQSMDLLLTADQPPSSSYYLSAAAYSSAFGAGFDNTTTTAILHYQNKNNNYKLIPHRRIPQGPPPLPPPNATAAATQFTRRLRSPSPQNVPTQIDTHLVVAASVNLLNSSGAGPFGRRFAASLNNVSFVPPASVDILQAYYKGIKGVYTADFPREPPKGFDYTGRDLPGELLVPEFGTRAVVLEYNAGVEMVFQGTNVLASDNHPMHLHGYGFYVVGWGFGNFDSRDGPLGYNLVDPPQVTTVGIPNNGWVAIRFRADNPGVWLMHCHLERHQMWGMSAVIVVKDGADSETKLLPPPHDLPSCTV
- the LOC125185369 gene encoding putative calcium-transporting ATPase 13, plasma membrane-type, which translates into the protein MHQTVSSPEAAPAALGESSSSVELTPMLRKRHVKWQKLSIAVRSSWAFSQASKDQDALLGTFSRTPSYTAIDVEPEHFRGIDGSRLAKLVRERNHDHLEELGRVQGLASKLNTDVSKGIEAGTEAISNRQRIFGPNKIQLPSSKMLGIVLETFKDPILVVLFLAASLSLGFGIRKGFEGVSDGLSIYVSILVVVAAISFSNIWPTRQFHALSESNIHTTTRVVRDSREQQIPASEVVVGDLVHLQIGDRVPADGLYVRGISFQVNEPIDNVDISPNNDNPFLLARSKVTKGSARMLVTAVGTKTKWAKIMSSICPTEDKTPLQVKLHELTHNIAMIGLAVASIVLMIQLIKYFTGNMKNSSGAVDYSPDKSIDQVCKDIIGILVMPIVIATSAIPEGLLLAATITLAYSTKRMAAEKALVRNLAACEAIGSIKVICIDRSVAISSNSPLVKEFWLGQVRFERKPPPRAVLELMHEGIGLNTTSEASSVLAGELQTQKAICSWASRELGMNLEQLKENCSVLDIENLDQQKKDGCIWIRRRNDDDRVHIHMKGSMDEVLALCTKYYDENGVIKDISEAARETFKNIEQGMKKNDLNCIAYAHAAVSGDIQGLNQESFTLIGFLGLWDQPRDDIINFVKECQEARVNVKMITTEDVQKAQISAIRCGILSSNQTAVTDGIIEAKDFRSFTDLERPDEAKKCSVIAGASTSDKLLLVQCLKDSGRVGVIGGCPGDEKLFEEADVGFYLEIQESHSMKEKSDIIIAGASFDPIAKAMKWGRGIYNNIQIYAQFQLTATMASLVTDSITTIFSGEPPEINIVTSISSGKIPYAALQLLWVKLVVGTLVVLVLSVDDPAESLMQKMPVEKREPFITNIMWRDIIGQAVCQIIILLIIQFEGEATFKLSGGEKDTLIFNIFVLCQIFAIFNTVKGTDIFERLKKKRLFWMLLSMIVILQVIMVEFLKKFADTERLNWKQWRACIGIAMISWLVGWLLRRMPVPEKPYLSSL